One segment of Rosa chinensis cultivar Old Blush chromosome 6, RchiOBHm-V2, whole genome shotgun sequence DNA contains the following:
- the LOC112171185 gene encoding uncharacterized protein LOC112171185: protein MSKFKSTYGFDISYKVALKAKHRAKEAIYGSDAETFSKLSWYKEAVLQSNPGSSFVLEVEPSTNRFQRLFIAYGGCVEGFQFCLPVLYVDGAFGKSIYKRQILSATRRNGNQGFYPLAICFCDSETDANWTFFFKHLKSLLEPQGRVITFISDRGVGLLSAFDKLPIWNYG from the exons ATGAGCAAGTTCAAATCAACATATGGGTTTGATATTTCATACAAGGTTgccttgaaagcaaagcatcGGGCCAAGGAAGCGATTTATGGTTCCGATGCAGAAACGTTCAGCAAGTTATCTTGGTATAAGGAAGCTGTTTTGCAGAGTAACCCCGGCTCTTCTTTTGTGTTGGAGGTTGAACCATCTACAAATCGTTTTCAGAGGCTTTTCATAGCTTACGGAGGTTGTGTAGAAGGCTTCCAATTCTGTTTGCCagtgttgtatgttgatggaGCGTTTGGTAAAAGCATTTATAAGAGGCAGATTCTGTCTGCAACTAGAAGGAATGGGAATCAAG GTTTCTATCCTCTAGCCATATGTTTTTGTGATTCAGAGACAGATGCAAACTGGACATTCTTTTTCAAACATTTGAAGAGTCTGCTTGAACCTCAAGGGAGAGTTATCACATTTATTAGTGATCGGGGTGTTGGATTGTTGAGCGCTTTCGATAAG CTGCCgatatggaattatggctaA